ACTCACGCCCGCGGGACTACGCAAGCGGCACGCCAACCCTAACTGCCCGATCCGGCGCACACGAGTGTCCGGCCGGCCGGCGCAGGCCCGGACGATCGACTAGCATCTGGCCCATGCAGTGGCCATCTCCGATTTCGCTGCGTCACGTCGCGCTGTACGCTCGCGACCTCGACGCGATGGAGCGGTTCTACGTCGACGTCCTCGGCTACCGCGTCGAGTGGCGGCCGGACGCGGACAACGTCTACCTCACGCGTGGCGCCGACAACCTCGCGCTGCACCGCGGCCGGCCCGGCGGCGCCGGCGCACTGGACCACATCGGTTTCGTCGTGCCGACTCCGGAGGATGTCGATCGCTGGGCCGCTCACGTCGCGGCCGCCGGGTTCGCTCCCGACGCCCCGCCGCGCACGCACCGCGACGGCGCACGGTCGTTCTACCTGCGCGATCCCGACGGCAACCGCGTACAGATCATCCATCACCCGCCCATCGCCGGGACGGTCGGCGACTGACGCCAGCGCCGGCGAAGCCCCGCCCGCGTTCTGGTGTACCGTCGACCCATGCACGTGTGCCCGGAGTGCGGCGCGAGCTACCCGAATCCGGGGTATTGCCCGCAACACGGCCGCGCGCTGGCGGACACGAACGACGATCCGCTGCTCGGCGTCGCGATCGGCCCCTATCGGATCGCGCGCCTGCTCGGCGCCGGCGGCATGGGACGCGTCTACGTCGGCGTCCACCCGACCATCGGCAGCCGAGTCGCGATCAAGGTACTCGCGCGCGACGGCGCCGCAGACCGCCACCTCGTCAAGCGCTTCTTCGACGAAGCGCGCGCGGTCAACCTGATCCGCCACGAGAACATCGTCAACATCCTCGACCTGGACACGCTGCCGGACGGCCGCCCGTACATCGTCATGGAGCACCTGGACGGCGCGCCGCTCGCGGCGGTGATCGCCGAACGCGGCCCGCTGCCGCTCGGCGGACTCACCCGCGCGATGACGGAGGTTCTCGACGCGCTCGCGGCCGCGCACGACGCCGGCGTGGTCCACCGCGACCTCAAGCCGGACAACATCTTCATCTCGCCGAGCGGCCGCGCCAAGGTGCTCGATTTCGGGATCGCCAAGCTGCGGCCGGAGTTGGGCGCGGCATCCGACCCGACGCGCACCGGGTCGCTGCTCGGCACGCCGCACTACATGTCTCCCGAGCAGACCCTCGGCAAACCGGTCGACGCGCGCGCCGACCTGTACGCGGCCGGTCTGATCCTGTTCGAAGGCGCGACCGGGCGGCGGCCGTTCGCGGCGGACTCGCTGTTCGATCTGATGCGCAAGCACCTGGAGGAGGCGCCGCCGCCGCCGCGATCGCTGCGGCCGGACCTGCCCGCCGCGATGGAGGACGTCATCTTGTGCGCGCTGCAGAAGCAACCCGATCGCCGGTTTGCGTCGGCGCGCGCGATGGCGACCGCGCTGGCCGAGGCCGCGCGCGATCTGCCGGCGGACGCGTGGGAACCGATCGGGATCGAGGTGCGCGGCGCCGCGGCGTCGCTCCCGTCGCCGCCGCCGACACCGAGAGGCACCACCGGGCGCAAGGTGGCGAGCGACGAGGCGATGGCCGCGACGGTCGCCGCGCCGGCCGAGACGCGCCCGGAGGTGCGCCGCGCGCGGCGCGCGTGGACGTGGGCCGCCGCGCTCGCGCTCGCGTCCGCGGCGGGAGCCGGACTGTACGCGGCGCTGCGTCAGCCGCGAGATGCGCGGCCGGCGGCGTTGGCGGGGCGAGCGGTGGCGGACGCGGCGCCGGCCCGCGCGGGCGACGAGCCGGCGGACGCCGGGCCGACGACCGCGGCGGCCGCGACGAGCGGCCCCGCCGGCGGCGCGCCGCCGGCCGATGCGGGGACGGTGCGCGTCGTCCGCAGACCACCTCGCCACTCGCCGGCCAAGCCGGCGCGCAAGCCGGCCGCGAACGGCTCGCCTGACGCCGAGCCGGCGCGCAAGCCGGCAGCGAACGACCGCACCGCGGGGCGTCCGCCGGCGACCTTGCCTGCGGGCGAGTCGCACGCCGACCACCTGCCGCCGCAGGTCGCCCAGTACCTGCCGAAACGCGAGGGGATCGATCCAACCGACTTCGACCCGAACGCCTACCTGCGCGTCGCGACGCGCAAAGCGCGCAAGCACTGGCCCGACGCCGAGTTGGTCCGCATCGACGTCGGGGGCGTCTACCCGACCGGCCGCGCC
The genomic region above belongs to Deltaproteobacteria bacterium and contains:
- a CDS encoding VOC family protein, whose product is MQWPSPISLRHVALYARDLDAMERFYVDVLGYRVEWRPDADNVYLTRGADNLALHRGRPGGAGALDHIGFVVPTPEDVDRWAAHVAAAGFAPDAPPRTHRDGARSFYLRDPDGNRVQIIHHPPIAGTVGD
- a CDS encoding serine/threonine protein kinase, whose product is MHVCPECGASYPNPGYCPQHGRALADTNDDPLLGVAIGPYRIARLLGAGGMGRVYVGVHPTIGSRVAIKVLARDGAADRHLVKRFFDEARAVNLIRHENIVNILDLDTLPDGRPYIVMEHLDGAPLAAVIAERGPLPLGGLTRAMTEVLDALAAAHDAGVVHRDLKPDNIFISPSGRAKVLDFGIAKLRPELGAASDPTRTGSLLGTPHYMSPEQTLGKPVDARADLYAAGLILFEGATGRRPFAADSLFDLMRKHLEEAPPPPRSLRPDLPAAMEDVILCALQKQPDRRFASARAMATALAEAARDLPADAWEPIGIEVRGAAASLPSPPPTPRGTTGRKVASDEAMAATVAAPAETRPEVRRARRAWTWAAALALASAAGAGLYAALRQPRDARPAALAGRAVADAAPARAGDEPADAGPTTAAAATSGPAGGAPPADAGTVRVVRRPPRHSPAKPARKPAANGSPDAEPARKPAANDRTAGRPPATLPAGESHADHLPPQVAQYLPKREGIDPTDFDPNAYLRVATRKARKHWPDAELVRIDVGGVYPTGRADLTLGSSTIALYRFISPAERARAGDAPLGADRRSKCVFYVFVDASGVRAYPVEWNCDDLVPVPPPRCSIRQVWKKAIAGGAPGDNAVAQMGYWATRGQRPRWYFSVPGHYNAWIDDDC